The following coding sequences are from one Sphingomonas sp. OV641 window:
- a CDS encoding sensor histidine kinase: MRKQALALYDLAGAREEGVLDDLVSFAAELCGAPTALVSIVEEDAQVFLSRLGTDLEQTPRSQSFCAHAMHGERLMEVRDASKDLRFADNPLVTGPPYIRFYAGAPLTTRENIPLGAICVLDALPRDGLTPFQTRGLEILATTAMARLEARRAAREQREQRKSTARARAALADSEVRFRTLADTMPQMVWSTLPDGFHDYYNARWYEFTGVPVGTTDGAGWNNMFHPDDRERAWTVWRHSLSTGDPYQIEYRLRHFDGTYRWVLGRALPIRDDTGQITRWFGTCTDIHEQKLALEEREVISQELSHRIKNIFAVIGGLIQLAARAHPPLAPLAADLRERIAALGRAHDFVRPHSTNSRPSAHQDSLRDLLDELLAPYQSHRGERVTITGVDVHVDDRAATPLALLFHELATNASKYGALSAADGRITIHVARQGEQAQIHWLERGGPCLESGARPAGFGSQLIELSAVRQLGGNVRRTWHPEGLEMMLEVPTASFSRAHRSE; this comes from the coding sequence ATGCGCAAGCAGGCCCTGGCGCTCTACGATCTCGCCGGCGCGCGGGAGGAAGGCGTGCTGGATGACTTGGTCTCCTTCGCTGCGGAGCTTTGCGGCGCGCCAACGGCCCTGGTCAGCATCGTTGAGGAGGACGCGCAGGTCTTTCTGTCGCGCCTGGGCACAGATCTGGAGCAAACGCCGCGTTCCCAGTCCTTTTGCGCGCATGCCATGCACGGCGAGCGGCTCATGGAAGTGAGGGACGCGTCAAAGGACTTGCGCTTCGCCGACAATCCGCTGGTCACCGGGCCGCCGTACATCCGCTTCTACGCCGGCGCACCGCTCACCACGCGCGAAAACATTCCGTTGGGCGCTATTTGCGTGCTGGACGCATTACCGCGCGATGGTTTGACGCCCTTTCAGACGCGCGGGCTGGAGATCCTGGCCACGACGGCGATGGCCCGGCTCGAAGCCCGGCGCGCGGCGCGGGAGCAGCGGGAACAACGCAAGTCCACGGCACGCGCACGCGCGGCGCTCGCCGACAGCGAGGTGCGCTTCCGCACGCTCGCGGATACCATGCCGCAGATGGTCTGGTCGACGCTGCCGGACGGCTTTCACGATTACTACAACGCCCGCTGGTATGAATTCACCGGCGTGCCCGTTGGCACCACCGATGGCGCGGGCTGGAACAACATGTTTCACCCCGACGATCGGGAACGTGCCTGGACGGTCTGGCGGCATAGTCTGTCGACTGGTGATCCGTACCAGATCGAATATCGCCTCCGGCACTTCGACGGTACGTATCGCTGGGTGCTTGGCCGCGCCTTGCCGATCCGCGATGACACGGGCCAGATCACGCGCTGGTTCGGCACCTGCACGGACATACACGAGCAGAAGCTGGCGCTGGAGGAACGCGAAGTCATCAGCCAGGAGCTGTCGCACCGGATCAAGAACATCTTCGCGGTGATCGGCGGGCTTATCCAGCTCGCCGCGCGCGCCCACCCGCCCCTGGCGCCGCTCGCCGCCGATTTGCGCGAGCGGATCGCCGCTTTGGGGCGCGCGCACGACTTCGTCCGCCCGCATAGCACCAATTCGCGGCCGTCCGCGCACCAGGACAGCCTGCGCGACCTGCTGGATGAGTTGTTGGCCCCGTACCAGTCACATCGCGGAGAGCGCGTCACGATCACTGGCGTGGACGTGCATGTCGATGATCGCGCGGCGACTCCCCTCGCGCTGCTATTCCACGAGCTTGCCACCAATGCGAGCAAATATGGCGCGCTTTCCGCCGCCGATGGCCGCATCACGATCCACGTGGCGCGGCAAGGAGAGCAAGCCCAGATCCACTGGCTGGAGCGTGGCGGCCCCTGTCTCGAGAGCGGTGCCCGACCCGCCGGTTTCGGCAGTCAGTTGATCGAGCTCAGCGCCGTCCGGCAGCTTGGTGGAAATGTGCGCCGCACCTGGCACCCCGAAGGGTTGGAGATGATGCTGGAGGTCCCAACCGCATCGTTCAGCCGCGCGCACCGATCCGAATGA
- a CDS encoding 1-acyl-sn-glycerol-3-phosphate acyltransferase produces the protein MMNWLRTIVYQIVFYAGSVPIVLGIAPAALFGERVVIHHAHRWARYQRWAAKHILGITTRIEGSVPEGQFLFAAKHQAMYETTELQLILGGPAMVLKRELARIPVWGWATRLYGSMAVDREASAKALRRLMTEGAALRAKGRSVIVYPEGTRVPPGETPPLRSGFAGLYKALDLPVVPIALDSGRLLPKRGAKRPGVVTMRIGEVIPPGLPRREAERRVWEAINALERDPAR, from the coding sequence ATGATGAACTGGCTGCGGACGATCGTGTATCAGATCGTCTTCTACGCTGGATCGGTGCCGATTGTCCTTGGCATCGCGCCGGCTGCGCTCTTTGGCGAGCGGGTGGTGATCCACCATGCGCATCGCTGGGCACGCTATCAGCGCTGGGCGGCGAAGCACATTCTGGGCATCACCACGCGCATCGAGGGGAGCGTGCCGGAAGGGCAGTTTCTTTTCGCCGCCAAGCACCAGGCGATGTACGAGACGACCGAGCTGCAGCTGATCCTGGGCGGCCCGGCGATGGTGCTGAAGCGCGAGCTCGCGCGCATTCCGGTGTGGGGCTGGGCGACGCGCCTATACGGATCCATGGCGGTGGACCGCGAGGCATCGGCAAAGGCGCTGCGCCGGTTGATGACCGAAGGGGCGGCGCTGAGAGCCAAGGGGCGATCGGTGATCGTCTATCCCGAAGGTACGCGCGTGCCGCCTGGCGAAACGCCGCCGCTGCGATCAGGATTTGCCGGACTCTACAAGGCGCTGGACCTGCCTGTCGTTCCGATTGCGCTGGATAGCGGGCGATTACTGCCGAAGAGGGGCGCCAAGCGGCCGGGCGTAGTGACGATGCGCATCGGCGAGGTGATCCCGCCGGGCCTGCCGCGCCGGGAAGCGGAGCGGCGGGTGTGGGAGGCAATCAACGCGCTGGAGCGGGACCCGGCGCGCTGA
- the metW gene encoding methionine biosynthesis protein MetW: MTLRADLAIIANHVAVGSRVLDVGCGDGALMAALRDSKQADARGLELDPRNVAGAVGRGLSVIQGDADTDLADYPDRSFDYAILSQTLQTCRAPDAVLDHLLRIGRRAFVSFPNFAHWRVRLSLLWGGRMPVTRLLPERWYDTPNIHHLTVDDFRAHLRDRGIAVEGAWFLSGDKQTRSAAANFLAEHAIFLLRGTDRP; the protein is encoded by the coding sequence ATGACGCTGAGGGCTGATCTGGCCATTATCGCCAATCACGTCGCGGTCGGGAGCCGGGTGCTTGACGTCGGTTGCGGCGACGGCGCGCTGATGGCGGCGCTGCGGGACAGCAAGCAGGCGGACGCGCGCGGGCTGGAGCTGGATCCGCGCAACGTGGCTGGCGCGGTCGGGCGCGGGCTGAGCGTGATCCAGGGGGACGCGGATACGGATCTGGCCGATTATCCCGACCGCAGCTTCGATTATGCGATCCTCAGCCAGACGCTGCAGACGTGCCGCGCGCCGGATGCGGTGCTCGATCATCTGCTGCGGATCGGGCGACGGGCGTTTGTCAGCTTTCCGAACTTTGCGCACTGGCGCGTGCGCCTGTCGCTGTTGTGGGGCGGGCGGATGCCGGTGACCCGCCTGCTGCCGGAACGCTGGTACGACACCCCGAACATTCACCATCTGACGGTGGACGATTTCCGCGCGCATCTGCGCGATCGGGGCATCGCAGTGGAGGGCGCTTGGTTTCTCTCAGGGGACAAGCAGACCCGATCAGCGGCGGCCAATTTCCTTGCGGAGCACGCAATCTTCCTTTTGCGTGGAACCGATCGACCTTAA
- a CDS encoding prephenate/arogenate dehydrogenase family protein → MLPFARVTIIGLGLIGSSVARAVRQHMPTVRLTGYDADPDVRARADALGIVDDVTDTLGAAVTDAELVILCVPVGAMGEVAVEMAADLPVEAIVSDVGSCKAEVVRALTAALPGTAIVPAHPVAGTEQSGPEAGFASLFHGRWCIVTPLADGDPIATERVAEFWRRLGSMVEIMAPDHHDRVLAVTSHLPHLIAYTIVGTANDLAEVTQSEVIKFSAGGFRDFTRIAASDPTMWRDVFLANKEAVLEMLQRFSEDLSHLQRAIRWDDGDTLFDLFSRTRTIRRSIVDQGQDDAAADFGRKHE, encoded by the coding sequence GTGCTTCCCTTTGCCCGCGTCACCATCATCGGCCTCGGCCTGATCGGCTCCTCCGTCGCGCGCGCGGTGCGGCAGCATATGCCGACGGTGCGCCTCACCGGGTACGATGCAGATCCGGATGTCCGCGCCCGCGCCGACGCGCTGGGGATCGTGGACGATGTGACCGACACGCTCGGCGCCGCAGTTACCGACGCGGAACTGGTGATCCTCTGCGTGCCGGTCGGCGCGATGGGCGAGGTCGCAGTTGAGATGGCTGCCGATCTGCCGGTGGAGGCGATCGTTAGCGACGTCGGCAGCTGCAAGGCCGAGGTCGTTCGCGCGCTTACCGCCGCCCTGCCCGGCACCGCAATCGTCCCGGCACACCCTGTCGCCGGCACGGAGCAAAGCGGCCCGGAGGCCGGTTTCGCCAGCCTGTTCCATGGCCGCTGGTGCATCGTCACGCCGCTGGCGGATGGCGATCCAATCGCTACCGAACGGGTCGCGGAGTTCTGGCGGCGTCTGGGGAGCATGGTGGAGATCATGGCGCCCGATCACCACGATCGCGTGCTGGCCGTGACGAGCCACCTCCCCCACCTGATCGCCTATACCATCGTCGGCACGGCGAATGACCTGGCCGAGGTGACGCAATCGGAAGTGATCAAGTTTTCCGCCGGCGGCTTCCGTGATTTCACCCGCATCGCCGCGTCGGATCCGACCATGTGGCGCGACGTCTTCCTGGCCAACAAGGAAGCGGTGCTGGAGATGCTTCAGCGCTTCAGCGAGGATCTGTCGCATTTGCAGCGGGCGATCCGATGGGACGATGGCGACACCCTCTTCGACCTGTTCTCCCGCACGCGCACGATCCGCCGATCGATCGTCGATCAGGGGCAGGATGATGCCGCGGCCGACTTCGGCCGCAAGCACGAATGA
- a CDS encoding homoserine O-acetyltransferase, with product MSADDQRFGLQRHVILPGPLPLDGGGRLAPVEIAYETYGTLAPDRSNAVLICHALTMDQHVAGANPRTGKQGWWTQMVGPGRPVDTDRFFVVCANVIGSCMGSSGPATVNPTTGSPFGMSFPVITIRDMVRAQALLLDHLGIERLKAVIGGSMGGMQALSWPATFPDRVEAVVVIASAARHSAQNIAFHEVGRQAVMADPNWRGGEYYGHDVPAAGLAVARMAAHITYLSEAGLTEKFGRRLQAREAKSFGFDADFQVESYLRYQGIAFVDRFDANSYLYITRAMDYFDLAEEHGGLLANAFRQTRARFALISFDTDWLYPTRESRSIVQALNAAGAPVSFVELSSPYGHDAFLLDSPEMNRVVAGFMGTAA from the coding sequence ATGTCCGCCGACGACCAGCGTTTCGGTCTCCAGCGCCACGTCATCCTGCCAGGCCCGCTGCCGCTAGACGGCGGGGGGCGGCTTGCGCCGGTCGAGATCGCCTATGAAACCTATGGCACGCTTGCGCCCGATCGCAGCAACGCCGTTCTGATCTGCCACGCCCTGACGATGGACCAGCATGTCGCGGGCGCCAATCCGCGGACGGGCAAGCAGGGCTGGTGGACCCAGATGGTGGGGCCGGGCCGCCCCGTCGACACGGATAGGTTCTTCGTGGTGTGTGCCAATGTCATCGGCAGCTGCATGGGATCGTCCGGTCCGGCGACGGTGAACCCGACCACTGGTTCGCCGTTCGGGATGAGCTTTCCCGTCATCACCATCCGCGACATGGTGCGCGCGCAGGCGCTGCTGCTCGACCACCTCGGCATCGAACGGCTGAAGGCGGTGATTGGCGGTTCGATGGGCGGGATGCAGGCGCTGAGCTGGCCGGCGACCTTTCCGGATCGCGTCGAAGCGGTGGTGGTGATCGCGTCGGCGGCACGGCACTCGGCCCAGAATATCGCCTTCCATGAAGTTGGGCGGCAGGCCGTGATGGCTGATCCCAACTGGCGCGGCGGCGAATATTACGGCCATGACGTGCCGGCGGCTGGATTGGCAGTCGCCCGGATGGCGGCGCACATTACCTATCTGTCAGAGGCGGGGCTGACCGAGAAGTTCGGCCGCCGGTTGCAGGCGCGGGAGGCGAAGAGCTTCGGCTTCGATGCGGATTTCCAGGTTGAAAGCTATTTGCGCTACCAGGGAATTGCTTTCGTCGATCGCTTCGATGCCAATTCCTACCTCTACATCACACGGGCGATGGACTATTTCGATCTGGCCGAGGAACATGGTGGGCTGCTAGCCAATGCGTTCCGCCAGACGCGCGCGCGCTTTGCTCTGATCAGTTTCGACACGGACTGGCTTTACCCCACCCGCGAATCGCGCAGCATCGTGCAGGCGCTCAACGCCGCTGGCGCACCGGTCAGCTTCGTAGAGCTGTCCAGCCCATACGGCCACGACGCGTTTCTGCTCGATTCCCCGGAAATGAACCGGGTGGTAGCTGGCTTCATGGGAACGGCAGCATGA
- the hisC gene encoding histidinol-phosphate transaminase, translating to MTGPVPKPWIMDIAPYVPGRSTTDDGRKVAKLSSNENPLGTSPKAREAFASAAMSLERYPDASANELREALAAKHGLDPARIIYGNGSDEVLHLAAGAFAGPSDEAIYVNYGFAVYPIAIRRVGATPVIAPDQDYATDVDAILAAVTDRTRIVFVANPNNPTGTYVPRAEIERLHAGLRDDILLVLDHAYAEYIDGGDDDGGMALATSASNVLVTRTFSKMYGLAAERIGWGYGAPAIIEAMHRIRLPFSITIAGTAAAVAALRDTDFVASTAAHNAKWRAWFSEEIAKLGNAGLRAIPSQANFVLVVFEGELTAEAAYKGLMDAGYIVRWLPGQGLPQALRITIGTESETRGVITALRNMAGAA from the coding sequence ATGACTGGACCCGTTCCCAAACCATGGATCATGGACATCGCCCCCTATGTGCCGGGGCGATCTACGACTGATGACGGCCGCAAGGTCGCCAAGCTGTCGTCCAACGAAAATCCGCTCGGCACCAGCCCGAAGGCGCGCGAGGCATTCGCCTCCGCTGCGATGAGCCTGGAACGGTATCCGGACGCCAGCGCCAACGAACTGCGCGAGGCGCTTGCCGCCAAGCACGGCCTTGATCCCGCCCGCATCATCTATGGCAATGGTTCGGACGAAGTTCTGCATCTCGCCGCCGGCGCCTTTGCCGGCCCGAGCGACGAGGCGATTTACGTGAATTATGGCTTCGCGGTCTATCCGATCGCAATCCGTCGCGTCGGGGCGACTCCGGTGATCGCGCCGGACCAAGATTATGCGACGGACGTCGACGCGATTCTGGCCGCGGTGACGGACCGGACGCGCATCGTCTTCGTCGCCAATCCGAACAACCCCACCGGCACCTATGTGCCGCGTGCCGAGATCGAGCGGCTGCACGCCGGGCTGCGCGACGACATCCTGCTGGTGCTCGATCACGCTTATGCCGAATATATCGACGGCGGCGACGATGACGGCGGCATGGCGCTGGCCACATCTGCCTCGAACGTGCTGGTCACCCGCACCTTCTCCAAGATGTACGGCTTGGCGGCGGAGCGGATCGGCTGGGGCTATGGCGCGCCGGCGATCATCGAGGCGATGCACCGCATCCGCCTGCCGTTCTCGATCACCATCGCCGGCACGGCGGCGGCCGTGGCCGCGCTGAGAGACACGGATTTCGTCGCCAGCACCGCTGCACACAATGCCAAGTGGCGCGCCTGGTTCTCCGAAGAAATCGCCAAGCTCGGCAATGCCGGCCTGCGCGCCATTCCAAGCCAGGCCAATTTCGTCCTGGTGGTGTTCGAAGGCGAGTTGACGGCTGAGGCGGCCTACAAGGGTCTGATGGACGCTGGCTATATCGTTCGCTGGCTTCCGGGGCAGGGTCTGCCGCAGGCCTTGCGCATCACCATCGGCACGGAGAGCGAGACGCGCGGGGTGATTACCGCGCTACGCAATATGGCGGGCGCAGCGTAA
- a CDS encoding YdcF family protein, whose protein sequence is MIARLIGLAAVAWSLGFAAFMLTLAQPADPQLKTDAIVVPTGGPGRIPRGLALIEARSAKRMLVTGVATGLRKVDLAAANGHAAAIACCVDLGREAVDTRSNAEETGRWMREHGYKSVRLVTSDWHMARARMEVGAALDADVRILRDGVPAEQRLGRLVNEYNKLILRRIALWAGIG, encoded by the coding sequence GTGATCGCGCGGCTGATCGGGCTGGCCGCAGTGGCGTGGAGCCTGGGCTTTGCCGCCTTCATGCTGACGCTGGCTCAGCCGGCCGACCCGCAGCTGAAGACCGACGCCATTGTCGTGCCGACCGGGGGACCTGGGCGTATCCCGCGCGGGCTGGCGCTGATCGAGGCGAGAAGTGCCAAACGGATGCTGGTCACCGGCGTGGCGACCGGCCTGCGCAAGGTGGATCTTGCCGCAGCGAACGGCCATGCGGCGGCGATCGCCTGCTGTGTCGATCTGGGACGCGAAGCGGTGGATACCCGCTCCAATGCCGAGGAGACCGGGCGCTGGATGCGCGAACATGGCTATAAGTCCGTCCGGCTGGTCACATCGGACTGGCATATGGCGCGGGCCCGCATGGAAGTGGGGGCGGCCCTGGATGCCGATGTTCGCATCCTGCGTGATGGCGTGCCGGCGGAACAGCGACTGGGGCGCTTGGTGAACGAATATAACAAGCTGATCCTGCGCCGGATCGCATTGTGGGCAGGGATTGGCTGA
- a CDS encoding response regulator: MTKTALIIEDEIFVALDLERILVDAGYEVAAIAADSDQAIAAAPGCSFAFVDINLRDGATGPTIAERIARDYGVKVVFVTANPSQIGIPSEALGYVRKPFNDRAILAAAALASGEQDVVAHEDVIRIGARG, from the coding sequence ATGACCAAGACAGCTCTCATCATTGAAGACGAGATCTTCGTTGCGCTGGATCTCGAGCGAATCCTTGTTGACGCCGGATATGAGGTCGCCGCGATTGCTGCCGACAGCGATCAGGCGATCGCGGCGGCGCCGGGTTGCTCCTTCGCCTTTGTCGACATCAATCTTCGCGATGGCGCGACCGGACCGACAATCGCGGAACGGATCGCGCGCGATTACGGTGTGAAGGTCGTCTTCGTTACGGCGAACCCATCGCAGATCGGCATTCCGTCAGAAGCGCTTGGCTATGTACGCAAGCCCTTCAATGACCGCGCGATCCTGGCGGCCGCCGCGCTGGCAAGCGGCGAGCAGGATGTCGTCGCACACGAGGATGTCATTCGGATCGGTGCGCGCGGCTGA